A section of the Caldilineales bacterium genome encodes:
- a CDS encoding diacylglycerol kinase family protein: MPDRPPLPSHRAFFRSFGHAGAGLRHLFRSQRNARIHLTLTLLAVCLALWLGLSAAEWAILALTIGFVLASEALNTAVEAALDRISADHHPLAKVAKDTAAGAVLIAAITALAVAAFLFLPRLLNRPGS, translated from the coding sequence ATGCCTGATCGTCCGCCTTTGCCCTCCCACCGCGCCTTTTTCCGCTCTTTTGGCCATGCCGGCGCCGGTCTGCGCCACCTCTTTCGCAGCCAGCGCAACGCCCGCATCCACCTGACCCTGACCCTGCTGGCGGTGTGCCTGGCGCTCTGGCTGGGCCTCAGCGCCGCCGAGTGGGCCATCCTCGCCCTTACCATCGGCTTCGTCCTCGCCTCCGAGGCCCTGAACACCGCCGTCGAAGCCGCGCTCGACCGCATCAGCGCCGACCATCATCCCCTGGCCAAAGTTGCCAAAGACACCGCCGCCGGCGCCGTCCTCATCGCCGCCATCACTGCCCTGGCCGTCGCCGCCTTCCTCTTCCTGCCGCGGCTGCTAAACCGGCCTGGCTCCTGA
- the ybeY gene encoding rRNA maturation RNase YbeY, with product MPISIEILEPFRGLVSAARLELALETVLEQEHASGDVTLLIADDAAITDLNRRFLGQDGPTDVLSFPAEDESNSGFVLPPDAAPYLGDIIIAFPFTQRQAEALGREVGDELDLLAVHGALHLLGYDHAEADEEAIMWARQDAILRDLRLLRRLCNA from the coding sequence ATGCCCATCAGCATCGAAATCCTGGAGCCATTCAGGGGTCTCGTCTCGGCCGCTCGTCTGGAACTGGCTCTGGAGACCGTCCTCGAACAAGAACACGCCTCCGGCGACGTCACCCTGCTGATCGCCGACGACGCCGCCATCACCGACCTCAACCGGCGTTTTCTCGGTCAGGACGGCCCCACCGACGTCCTCAGCTTCCCCGCCGAGGATGAGTCAAACTCGGGCTTCGTCCTGCCCCCTGATGCCGCCCCCTACCTGGGCGACATCATCATCGCCTTTCCCTTCACACAACGCCAGGCCGAGGCCCTGGGCCGCGAGGTAGGCGACGAACTCGACCTGCTGGCCGTCCACGGCGCCCTCCACCTGTTGGGCTACGACCACGCCGAAGCCGACGAAGAGGCTATCATGTGGGCCCGCCAGGACGCCATCTTGCGCGACCTTCGCCTCCTCCGCCGCCTCTGCAATGCCTGA